The Microcoleus sp. bin38.metabat.b11b12b14.051 genome includes a window with the following:
- a CDS encoding PAS domain S-box protein — MQSQLREVNLDRCNSKLLQLCPIGLALCRTDGTFLDINPAFANIIGYTVAETLNLNYWEILQTDCPGREKYLEIPAKNSCTSPCEAAYKHKNSHFVSVRVSEWAIETDGEYAIYLSAEEIFSHRDENLESAPSDYDSHLEKLLPKQTAELAKANKLLQETIAELEQSKSQQCLQNQILDQIREAVICTDVNSSITSWNQSAQRMYGYDKSEVIGQNISLIYPPAERELILRLVGKSLIEKGACEEEITMRGKSGEDFYSHLSVSLVKDVGGEILGSVGCIRDISDRKNLEQELAQRQARFDSFLQEAPTGFCILDSQQRYVQINQFLAEINCLSPAEHIGKTLREILPDIAPMVEPLYEQILRTKQPLINIEMSAENPRKPGVVRHMTASYFPLLDKDGEAIGIGAVVIDITDRKQAEAALEKSEQLYRTMASNIPNGAVMLFDKEMRFTLVEGTELAAVGLSKELMEGKTIWEVFEPDFCGAVEPNYRAALAGETVVTEFTYGERIYLAYTLPVRNELQEITGGLLMTQNITARQLAEEALRDSEEKYKCIVETADEGIWMIDVEGKTTFVNQKMADMLATSAEEMIGQPLFAFMNAEGIAIAQANLSRRSQGIREQHDFKFLRRDGSDLWAIVSSNPLFDKDGGYVGALAMVADITNRKRTEAALQESEAKFRSLYELTSLAVLMLDENGICDVNNATIALFGGTGKDQFVGKNPGKISPPFQPNGRDSLSMASEMMAIAFERGNNRFDWLHQRLDGTDFPAEVVLTIIKVGNQTLIEAVVQDLTDRKLAEETLVRSEQALRKQAQREQLLNQIANQIRNSLDLDTILATAVQEIRNLMQPDWCLFTWYRPNSNPPVWEIVCEAKKAALPSLLGTYVVEDESSPGVEQILRRQILRIDDVSTFEDAELREVFQALKVKSVLSLPIHTASGDIGAITCYQALSLRNWSDSEVELMQAVIAQIAIAIDHAELYNQTRTTAELAQAQTQQLEQTLHQLQHTQTQLIQSEKMSSLGQLVAGVAHEINNPVNFIYGNLSYVSEYSGNLLKMLQFYQQEYPQPNAAILNAREAFEIDYIVEDLPKIVTSMKVGADRIRDIVLSLRTFSRLDEAEMKQVDIHEGIESTLMILQNRLKNKPDRPQINIIKEYGKLPLVECYPGQLNQVFMNLLSNAIDALEMEMNKPDRTGKNLAITIRTEQTDNHSVAMRIVDSGPGMSENVKRRLFDPFFTTKPIGKGTGLGLAISHSIVVEKHGGQLTCNSVLGEGSEFAIEIPLRQKRN, encoded by the coding sequence ATGCAAAGCCAGTTAAGAGAAGTCAATCTCGATCGCTGCAACAGCAAATTGTTACAACTGTGTCCGATCGGACTGGCATTGTGCCGGACAGACGGGACTTTTCTAGACATCAATCCAGCTTTTGCAAATATTATCGGCTACACAGTTGCAGAAACTCTCAACCTCAACTACTGGGAAATTCTGCAAACAGATTGCCCTGGTAGAGAAAAATATTTAGAAATTCCCGCAAAAAATAGCTGTACTAGCCCATGCGAAGCAGCATACAAACATAAAAACAGCCATTTCGTATCCGTGCGAGTTTCCGAGTGGGCAATTGAAACTGATGGAGAGTACGCGATTTATCTGAGTGCTGAAGAAATATTTAGTCATCGAGATGAAAATCTGGAATCAGCGCCGTCGGACTACGATTCACATCTAGAAAAATTGCTGCCAAAGCAGACTGCCGAACTCGCAAAAGCTAACAAACTACTCCAAGAAACAATTGCCGAACTAGAACAATCAAAATCGCAACAGTGCCTGCAAAATCAGATTCTAGACCAAATTCGCGAAGCCGTAATCTGCACGGATGTAAATAGCTCGATTACCAGTTGGAATCAAAGTGCTCAGAGGATGTACGGCTATGACAAAAGTGAAGTTATAGGTCAAAATATTAGTCTAATTTATCCACCCGCAGAGCGAGAATTAATATTAAGATTAGTTGGAAAATCGCTAATTGAAAAAGGCGCGTGCGAGGAAGAAATCACAATGCGGGGTAAGTCCGGGGAAGACTTCTACTCGCATTTGTCAGTTTCTCTGGTTAAAGATGTTGGTGGCGAAATTTTGGGCAGTGTGGGCTGCATCAGGGATATCAGCGATCGCAAAAACTTAGAACAAGAATTAGCACAGAGACAAGCTCGTTTTGATTCTTTTTTGCAGGAGGCACCGACGGGATTTTGCATTTTAGATTCCCAACAGCGGTACGTACAAATTAATCAATTTCTAGCTGAAATAAATTGCCTGAGTCCAGCAGAACATATTGGCAAGACTTTACGCGAAATATTGCCGGATATCGCTCCAATGGTAGAGCCTTTATATGAACAAATATTGAGAACGAAGCAACCCCTAATTAACATCGAGATGAGCGCTGAAAATCCGAGAAAGCCCGGGGTTGTTCGACACATGACAGCCTCTTATTTTCCGCTGCTAGACAAAGATGGTGAGGCGATCGGCATTGGTGCAGTTGTTATTGACATTACCGATCGCAAACAAGCAGAAGCAGCACTGGAAAAAAGCGAACAGCTCTACCGCACGATGGCAAGCAACATTCCTAACGGTGCGGTGATGCTGTTTGACAAAGAAATGCGCTTTACTCTGGTAGAAGGCACAGAATTAGCAGCCGTGGGGCTTTCTAAAGAGTTGATGGAAGGCAAGACAATCTGGGAAGTATTCGAGCCGGATTTTTGCGGTGCTGTCGAGCCAAATTATCGGGCGGCGCTGGCTGGAGAAACAGTAGTTACAGAATTTACCTATGGCGAGCGCATTTACCTCGCTTATACTTTGCCAGTCAGAAACGAACTGCAAGAAATCACCGGCGGATTGCTGATGACTCAAAACATTACGGCTCGCCAATTAGCAGAAGAAGCGCTCAGAGACAGCGAGGAAAAATACAAGTGCATTGTCGAGACAGCAGACGAAGGAATTTGGATGATTGATGTGGAGGGTAAAACTACTTTTGTCAACCAAAAAATGGCCGATATGCTCGCCACCAGCGCAGAGGAAATGATCGGGCAGCCACTATTTGCTTTCATGAATGCAGAAGGCATCGCGATCGCCCAAGCCAATCTCAGCCGCCGCAGTCAAGGAATTCGCGAACAGCACGATTTTAAGTTCCTGCGCCGAGATGGGAGCGACTTGTGGGCGATCGTTTCTAGCAATCCCTTATTCGACAAAGATGGAGGCTATGTCGGCGCTTTGGCAATGGTTGCCGATATTACAAATCGCAAGCGAACAGAAGCCGCTTTGCAGGAGTCGGAAGCCAAATTTCGATCGCTCTACGAACTAACCAGTTTAGCAGTTTTAATGTTAGATGAAAATGGGATTTGCGATGTCAACAACGCCACCATAGCACTATTTGGAGGCACTGGTAAAGACCAGTTTGTCGGCAAAAATCCTGGCAAAATCTCGCCACCTTTCCAACCCAACGGCAGAGATTCTTTGAGCATGGCTAGCGAAATGATGGCGATCGCCTTTGAGCGCGGCAATAACCGTTTTGATTGGCTGCATCAGCGCTTAGATGGTACGGATTTTCCCGCAGAAGTCGTGCTGACAATCATCAAAGTTGGCAATCAAACACTTATTGAAGCAGTCGTTCAAGATTTAACCGATCGCAAACTTGCCGAAGAAACATTAGTGCGATCGGAACAAGCCCTCAGAAAGCAAGCTCAGAGAGAACAACTGCTCAATCAAATTGCCAACCAAATTCGCAATTCTTTAGATTTAGACACAATTTTAGCAACAGCAGTTCAAGAAATTCGCAATTTGATGCAGCCAGATTGGTGCCTCTTCACTTGGTATCGCCCCAACAGCAATCCTCCGGTTTGGGAAATAGTTTGCGAAGCCAAAAAGGCAGCTTTGCCGAGTTTACTGGGTACTTATGTTGTAGAGGATGAATCCAGTCCCGGAGTCGAGCAAATTTTGCGCCGACAAATTCTGCGAATTGATGATGTCAGCACTTTTGAAGATGCAGAATTGCGCGAAGTTTTCCAGGCTTTAAAAGTTAAATCAGTGCTGTCGCTACCAATTCATACTGCTTCCGGCGATATTGGTGCGATTACCTGCTATCAGGCTCTGTCCCTGCGAAATTGGAGCGACTCGGAAGTCGAACTGATGCAAGCAGTGATTGCTCAAATTGCGATCGCGATCGATCACGCCGAACTGTACAACCAAACCCGCACAACTGCCGAATTAGCTCAAGCTCAAACCCAACAGCTTGAACAAACTTTGCACCAACTCCAGCACACCCAAACTCAATTAATTCAAAGTGAAAAAATGTCTAGTTTGGGGCAATTAGTCGCAGGCGTCGCCCACGAAATCAATAACCCAGTTAATTTTATCTACGGCAATCTCAGCTACGTCAGCGAATACAGTGGAAACTTGCTAAAAATGCTACAATTTTACCAGCAGGAATACCCCCAGCCTAACGCAGCGATTTTAAATGCCAGAGAAGCATTTGAAATTGATTATATTGTTGAAGATTTACCAAAAATTGTCACATCTATGAAAGTCGGAGCCGATCGCATCCGCGACATAGTTTTGAGTCTGCGGACTTTCTCCAGACTTGACGAAGCCGAAATGAAGCAAGTGGACATTCACGAAGGCATAGAAAGCACGCTGATGATTTTGCAAAATCGCCTGAAAAACAAACCAGATCGCCCGCAAATTAATATTATCAAAGAATACGGCAAGTTGCCTTTAGTTGAATGTTATCCCGGCCAGTTAAATCAAGTATTTATGAATTTGTTGAGCAATGCGATCGACGCCTTGGAAATGGAGATGAATAAACCCGATCGCACGGGCAAAAATCTCGCAATTACGATTCGCACCGAACAGACCGACAATCACAGCGTGGCGATGCGGATAGTTGACAGCGGGCCCGGGATGAGCGAAAACGTCAAACGGCGCTTGTTTGACCCATTTTTCACCACAAAACCCATCGGCAAAGGCACAGGCTTAGGATTGGCGATTTCGCACTCTATTGTTGTAGAAAAACACGGCGGCCAGCTTACCTGCAATTCTGTATTGGGAGAAGGTTCCGAATTTGCGATCGAGATTCCGCTGCGGCAAAAAAGGAATTAA
- a CDS encoding GNAT family N-acetyltransferase, with the protein MKTQHLDFLIRSWETRDRADAFHLIRDILAEYGLQCEPYGADRDVYDVELFYHTKGGEFWVVERQGKIVGTAGYYPIERGNNAVEIRKMYILPAIRGKGLGKFLLRELETKIIARGFDEIWIETASILKEAVQMYETSGYLPTTGVETPRCDRVYVKSLG; encoded by the coding sequence ATGAAAACCCAACATCTCGATTTTTTAATTCGTTCTTGGGAAACGCGCGATCGGGCTGATGCGTTCCATTTAATTCGGGATATTTTAGCAGAGTACGGCTTGCAATGCGAACCTTACGGAGCCGATCGAGATGTCTATGATGTGGAACTGTTTTATCATACCAAGGGTGGGGAATTTTGGGTAGTTGAACGCCAAGGAAAAATAGTGGGTACGGCGGGTTACTATCCGATTGAGCGCGGAAATAATGCTGTGGAAATTCGCAAAATGTATATTTTACCCGCAATCAGGGGCAAAGGTTTGGGTAAATTTTTACTGCGAGAATTGGAAACTAAAATTATCGCTCGCGGCTTTGATGAAATCTGGATCGAAACTGCTAGCATTCTGAAGGAAGCTGTTCAAATGTACGAAACTAGCGGATATCTACCGACAACGGGTGTGGAAACGCCAAGGTGCGATCGCGTTTATGTAAAATCTTTAGGTTAG